CCAGTGTCTCCCTAgcggtggggagggagaggaaatggaTGGAGACAATGCTTCAGGTGGAGCTTGGTAAGTTTACGAAGGGGGTGGCGTGACATGGTTGGCGGCCATAGCACGGGCTGGACTCGGTGACCCCGGAGGCtctttccagtcctatgttcaTAACAGCTCCATCCCCCTCTGGGGCCTCCTTCCTAGCCTGTGACCTCCCCCTTCGtgtccctgccctaaggagctGGGGGCTCTCCTACAAAGAACCAGGCGAGGACGGGATCCCCAAGGTGAGGGAGTGACCAGCAGTGTCAGGGGCAGTGCATAGGTCGCTGGGGAGCAGAGGCTCAAGTCTTGGGCAGGAAAAAGTGGCTAGAAAGCTTGTTGAGAGTCGAGTGGAGAtgggatgtggggtgcagggggagggcacGGCACATTGCATGagctgggagggagttagggagACGGGGCAGTAGTTGTAGAGGCAGGTACAGGTCAAAGGTTGGTTTGATGGGGGAGACCAGGGCctggccctaggcagctgcagTCTGCAGTTGAGTGCTTCCCTCCTCTTCACCATGTCTTCAAGTACCTGAGATGCCCATCACCTGCAGCAGAGGCCACCAGTTCCCACGTATCCCTCAGCTAGCACACAGTCGTGCAGAAAGTGCAGCCTGAATGATTTTGGAGGCTGGGGTGCCAGGAGGTTCCCATCCCTGGGCAGAAGCTCTGCAACAAGCTCACATGGCCCCCCCTCCACTGTAGGACCAGGACCCtgtgaagacagtggagttaccctgtgtataaccagttctgtccaaagcctgttgaaatgagtgggagtcttttcattgtctCTAATGGACTGCGTATAGAAGCAAAGGACCCCATTCTAGACTCCAGGAGCAAAGTGGATTCTATGCTGCACTGGTTTACTGTGGTAACAGGAAGGTCTGACATGACCTAGTGAATAAGCAACACCTCCTACAATACCTCACTTTTTCTGAGAGGCCTCCTGCCCAATTACTAAATGCAAACCTGCTTCGCTTCCAAGGGCTGAAAATATCAGGCCGCGTGGCCACAAAAGCAAGACCCTTCTGAATTCAGTAGGAATTCTGGATGTGCACAGAACACGGACAGGACTGGTTCCCGCATGGTTACAGAACTGCGGTAAAGTGGAACAATGTTCAGCTTGTGTGATTGGAGGATATCTGGATCCATATTATAAGACTGTCCTACATAAATGAGGACAAGTTGAGATGCCTTTGTTATTTTGTTCCACTCTTTGTTTCCATGGGGAATTTGCCAGTGCAATAGTACTGTcttccttttaaacaaacaaaactaaaacaaatgGTAAAGGCTGTTGAAAATAGCAATTCCAGCGCTAGTTAGCACTGGGAAGGCCCCAGCATTTGTTCCTCAATTTTACCCTACTTTTTCTACAGCAAGTTACAGTGGATAAGCATATCTGATTTGGGAGAAATGAAGTAACCGCAGCCTAAACTGAGCATGAGCACTCCTGAATTTTGAGAGTGTTCAAATCTGGAAGGCAGGTGCTCGATTCCCTTTCTGAACATTAGAtaaatctggaaaggaaaagccaatttctgcttccatggcTCAGATGTGGAAATCCTCCTGCGTGCCTGGTACTGTATCTAAAgctgcccaggtcctctagtaaAGCCTCTCCTCCCTTACTTATCATTTTAACTTCTGGTGGGATCCACAAACCTACCCTACTAGACTTCAGATAGAGAGGGGCACTGTCCATTCatcccactcagttccttctttggGAGCTGCCAGGCGAGGTCACACCAGCATCCCTATTCCATCCAGGGGACATCTTCTGAGGGTGATATTGGGGCCAAAGCCTTTTACTCCTTGGCATACTTGTTCCCCATTCCCAGTGCCACCCCCTTCTAGCAGCCAGCTCCCCATTCACAGCAAGCTGCAGCGCATGGGGTTTCAGCTTCCCCACTCCTTTTCCTGTTGATAGTGGCCAAGGGAAAGCAGGGAAATgtagttccttccctgctccaggaCCGGCTCtctaggcagggagctggccaaggaactgcagctcccagggccccTTGGGttctcagctcccaggctggatccctgctgctctgaggctCAGAGCCTCCTCTTGTGCAGCGCTGTGAGGCGGGGGGAGTGAGTGTTATGGGCCCCCTTCTGAGCTTGGGCCCGGGGCGCCACAGAGCCATTGGCGCCATGGTAAATCCGGTActgccaactaaatcatcccagccagggctttgtcaagccgggccttacaaacctctaaggaaggagattccaccacctccctaggtaacgcattccagtgtttcaccaccctcctagtgaaatagtgtttcctaatatccaacctaaacctcccccactgcaacttgagaccactgctccttgttctgtcatttgccaccactgagaacagctgagctccatcctctttggaaccctgcctcaggcagttgaaggctgctatcaaatcccccctcactcttttcttctgcagactaaacaagcccagtgccctcagcctctcctcgtaagtcatgtgccccagccccctgatcattttcattcccctccactggactctctccactttgtccacatcccttctgtagtgaggggaccaaaactgggcacaatactccagatgtggcctcaccagtgttgaatagaggggaataatcacttccctcaatctggaaatgctcctactaatacagcccaatatgccgttggccttcttggcaacaagggcacactgctgactcatatccagcctctcgtccactgtaatccccaggtccttttctgcagaactgctgcttagccagtcggtccccagcctgtaatggtgcatgggattcttccttcctaagtgcagaactctgcacttgtccttgttgaacttcatcagatttcttttggctcaagcctccaatttgtctaggtcactctggaccctatccctaccctccagcatatctacctctccccccagcctagTGTCAtatgcgaacttgctgagggtgcaattcatccaatcatccagatcattaatgaagatgttgaagaaaacaggccccaggaccgacccctggggcaccacttgataccggctaccaactagacatctAGAGCCAactagagccattgatcactacccgttgagcccgacaatctagccagctttctatccaccttatagtccattaatccaatccataactttaacttgctggcaagaatactgtgggagactgtatcaaaagctttgctaaagtcaagatatatcatatccactgctttcccaatatccacagagccagttatctcatcatagaaggcaatcaggttgatcaggcatgacttgcccttggtgaatccatgttgactgttcctgttcacctccctctcctccaagtgcttcaaagtggattccttgaggacctgctccataattttgccagggactgaagtaaggctgacaggtctgtagttccccgggtgctcattcttcccttttttaaatatcggcaatatatttgcctttttccaatcgtctgggacctcccctgattgccatgaagtttcaaagataatggccaatggctctgcaatcacatcagaaAATCCAAAGGGGAGCTGGAATTTACGGAAGGATGGAGATGGAAAGGGTGCGGGAGGGCCGGGGTTAAAGATGGAGTGCACATGGGAGACTCTGGTGCTCATGACAAGGGTAAGGGGttaggagtgggggagggagctcCTGGCAGCTCCTATGAAGGGCTCATGTGGTATGTAGTCTGTACAGCCCCTGGGAAACAGAGTTATGgggcgcggggcgggggaggggaggggcagctgcCAGAGGCAAAGTAGGCTCTGGGCACTCACCTTCCGGGGATCGTGCAGTCCGATCCAGACACGATCCTTGAAGCCTGACTCGGTGATGTATCTGGCCACCACGTTCCCTTCTGCCTCAGTGAGAATGGAGGCGAGATGGGCCCCTTTGCGGTGATATTGACACTGCACCTGCGGCAGGGACAGCGGTGAGGCCTGTTAcccccctgcagggggcgctgtttggcactggtgcgggGTCCTGccccaccaggctgcagcaggagcagggacGGCTGTGAGGGGAGGGAGCCCCCTCTCGGTGCCTCTTCCCGAGCCCCAGGGCCTGGCACCAGCCACGTCACttctgcagcctccccacccatCCTCTGCAGGGGTACACACTGGGGCCAATGGTGATGTCACCAAACCCCTTCAGCCCCTGCCCACAAACCCACCCCGTGGGTCCCTGAGAAGAGCCTCGTACCTCAGCTTCTGACCAGGACACCTTTTCAGGGAACAACGCGTAGCATTGACCTTGGTAGAACAGCCAGTCACTGGGACAGGACGTGGCCCCTATTCCTGATCCGAGAGAGGGGATGGGACGGGGAGAGAGAACAGTGTGGTGAGAGGCTGTTTCAGAGAAGacaatgggagcagagctgccgGCTGTCATCATTCCAGCTTCTCCAGATCTCCCCAAATCCTGTGAACGTTTGCCCTCTCTCAGAATGGCCACTATCTCGTATTACTTTCAATAGGGCTGAAGCCACGCAGTTAAAACAGCTGCCCCTCCCTTGCCACCTTTGTCAGTAGCAGTGAGGCTGTTGTACTGAAAATTACCACCGTCTCCTCTCCAAGGGGACAGGAGCTGGGCTGTCCTCAGTGAAGATGGTCTCCTCCTATCTTCTGTGCAGGAGCACTGGGGAacctgatggggaggggaggtagcAACACGGTTGAATCAAAGTACACAGGGGACTGGGGGTGAGGATGGGGAGTACTTCTGGAgggtgggtgaggtcccagatgactggagaagagcaaacatagcacctgtctttaaaaaggggaacaaagaagatCCGGAAAATTATAGACCAatagcctaacttcaatacctggaaagagactggaacaaatgatgaaacaatcaatttgtaagcatctggAGGAAAATTGGGTTATAAGTAAAAGCCAGCATGGAATTGTGAAGATCATATCATGCcaagccaacctaatttccttctttaacagGGTTACTGGCCCCATGATGCTGTGGAAGTTGTAGACTTGttagatcttgattttagtgatGCTTTtcacacagtcccacatgatggTCTGGTAAGCAAACTATGGAAATGTGATtcagatgaaattactataaggtgtaCTATAAGCTGGGTGCCCAACCAGTTGAAAGACCGTACccaaagagcagttatcaataCTTTGCTGTCACATGGGTGgaacatatctagtggggtccctcaggggtctgtcaTTGGTCTGGtactgttcaacattttcattaatgacttggataaaggggtggagagtacacttataaattttgtggatgacaccaagctgggaggggttgctagcgctttggaggcaggattagaattcaaacgGCCTTAACAAACTGGAGATTTGGTcggaaatcaacaagatgaaattcaatagagacaggtgcaaaatacttcacttaggaaggaaaaatcaaacacacaactacaaaatggggaataactagctaggtggtagtactgttgaaaaggatctgggggttatagtggatcacaaattgaatatcagtcaacagtgtgatgcagttgacaaaaaggttaatgtcattctggggtgtgttaacaggagtgttgtgtggAAGACACGGGAGGTCATTGTCCCACCCttctcggcactggtgaggtctcagctggaatGTTCAGTTCTGGGGccgcactttaagaaagatatggatAAGATGGAGAGTTTCCAGAGAAGAGGAAcgaaaatgataaaagttttagaaaaccttcCCTATGAGAAATGGTTAAAtaatgggtatgtttagtctacagaaaagaagactgaggggaaaccTGATAACCAGAGATCCTAGAAATCCGTTTGCTGCGGAAAAATGCGGAATTTGTgttttttacagagaatctttagtttttacattttgtgaaaaaataaaaatatatacagtattaACTATTAAATAAATTTTATTGAAAGTACCAGTGCCACTTATTCAATGCATGCAACCTTCCactcttgtggttgatttttgaatgtgcTACATAGCTAAACATACTCCAATAAACTACTTCCGGCGTACAGATCTTACTGAATGGCATATAGTGGTTTGTGTTTTAATGCatctcaaatttcacttcagcctccagctgtgagtaattaaagttatgaaaagatgCCAAAAACTTTCAAAATCACCCCTAAAGATTATGTCACTGAGTTGGCAAGGACAAATTTCACGTTGATGGTAATGTGCTGTTCTATTCTGTATGCGGCAAGGCTGTAGATTACGTTCGATGGCACACAACTGTAGAACACAAGGAAAGTGCTGAACGTAAACTGAATGAAAAGAAGCAAAAACAAGAGGCTGATCGAGAACAGGCAGGGCCATCGACTACAGCAACGAATCAATGCACTGTGACTGGATCATTCCATCGTTTTACAACTGTAAATATATCagtaaaacattgtgttcaactgatacctatatatattgtggcaagggaaactaaagttcagcatttaATTATAATCACagaaaaacacagatttttatgctttttttaattggagaatttttttatcatggaaaactaggatccctccTGAGGAACAGTCTTCACATCTATTacgggctgttataaagaggatggtgatcaattgttcttcgtGTCCACTGATGGCAGGACAAGAAGGAATTGGCTTAATccgcagcaagagagatttaagttcgatattaggaaaaatttgcTAACTTTCagagtagttaaactctggaataggcatCCAAGTGTGTTTGTGGGttccctgtcactggaggattttaagaacaggttggacaaacacctgtcagggatgatctaggtttacttggtcctgcctcagtgtggggggctggacaagatgacctctgcaggtcccttccagccccccaTTTCTATGGTTCTCTGATAGCTGAGGGCCCAGAGAgggcagggaaggcagggagctagtgacaggtgggtggggggagggattagGAGCATGTGGAGTAAGTGCAGAGATTGGTGGGGATAAGTAAAGaaggggggccgggggagagaaaTAGTCTGTGGGTCCCAGGACTCTTCTTGGcacaggaggaagggggaagggttTGGATTATCCATAGCACAGGGATCAAGCTCATGAAGAGGTGCCATTTTGAGCCCCCTGAAAAGAGATGGCGGTCACTCATTTGGGATGTTATTGGCACAGTCTGTTTCCTGGTTGGGACGGGACCCCTCTGCCCCGGTGGGGAGAGTCTAAGCCGCAGCAGGAGATCGGGGAGGGTCTAGCTCCCAGCCTGTCTCTCACACTCAGCCCCAGGAGGTCTCAGGGATTCCCTCTGCACTCAGAGCCAGGGGCAGCGGGAGGCAGCCTCTctcctcaggcaggggctgaacCGCTGGCTGGGGTCTGGATTAGTGGgtttggtggggaaggggctctggggaCCCAGCTGTGTTGGCTGCTCCCACATGGTGGGGTTGGGGGCCTCCGAGTGAAATGAAGTCACTTCCTATCGAGGGCAAACAGAGCCTGGGGTATCCAGCTCCGAGGGGCCTGGCAGGGGACTCACCTTCCATCAAGGGGTTAAAGATCAGGCAGCCGAGGAGGCAGAGGCCGAAGTAGGCAACTGGCCCCATCTTCTCGCTTCCCTGGGGGGGAAACACACAAGGGAGATGGGGCCATGACAGCCTGAGACACCCCTGGGagcaacccccaccccaaccctcgcAGGGCATTTCAGTGCTTTGGAGCTGGGGCCGTTTGCTAAAGGGCCTAGATGGGCTGGAAGGACCCCGAGAGCGATCCTGTCCCCCACCCTGAGGGGATGCAGCTCAGAGCCCATCTACTTGGTTCTGAAGGGCCCTTCTGCCTCTAGCTCTCACTGAGCTATGCCCCGGGGACAGAACTGGACGCCCGGCAGGGAGCCAGGTCCCAGCTCCTCAGTGGCTGGGCTCTGCAAGCCGCATCGCCAGGGACTCCCCAGACCAGGGCTGCAGGTAgggaggagttggggggcagcagggaggccaGGCCCACTCAGAGGAAACAGGGTCCCAGGTAACAGGGTCCCATTTGCAGAACAAAGTGGTTCTCAGAAGGGGCATTTGCCATCTCCCGctgtccctctctccccagtGCTGGGGCTCGCGGGTCCCCACAGTAGCCACCTACACGGAACTTGGAGAGAGGAGCacaggtgggaggagggaagtttGGAAGAGGACCAGGGCCACCAGGATGGAggccagtctgtgtgcacatggctggaatgccaGCTGCAGGTGCAGCACCTCTGCAATAGTTCTCTGACTAGAGACCAGTTTAGTGTTAGAAACATGGAGTCGTCTCGTGTTATCACCCAGCCCCTGGTCCACGAAACACCCACTGCCTCTGCCCCTGGGGCCTTTCCTCCACTAACAGGTGTTTGAATCACACTCATATTTTCAGCTCCAGGGCGATCGAGTGTCTGGAAAGCTAACACCGTGtatttggggatggggaggggaggggggagagttacTGCACCTCTTGGTGGGGGATGGGATTCCCGTGGTACCATGACTGGGCGAACGGGTCCAATGGGAGAGCCGCCCTGCAGAGTGATGCTCCACTGGGGACTGGACACAGGACtggaggctgggcccagctctgggaggggcagagggctcggcACAGCTATGCGGGGCATTAGGGTGACACGTGCAGGGCTGTgctgggtgggaggaaggggtgaGACAGAGATGGCCCTGGATCAGGGGACACACACAGGGCACCTGCCCCTGTAATGGATCAGCTGCCACCAGCCACCCAGAGCAGAAGGAGGAAGAAGCTGGAGGAAGCCAGGGTCTCACCTGATTATCTCTCTGCGTAGCCGCTCCGGTGCAAGGTCGGGTCAAGTGCAGCCTGCATGGGACACTGTCCGTGCCTGGGGCATTTATAGACCAGTTCAGGGAAGGGGGCGGAACAGGTGTCAATACTGAATATGCAAATCTGTCCAGATGGCAGATACAATCATTTAATGCCCTGGCAAACAAAGATAAGAGGAGCTCTGACACACCCATCCCCTGGGCTGTGAGCAGGAGAAAGTGCTTGTCAGGGCTCAGATAACAGATAAAATAAGAGCTGTTCCCTCCCCCTCGTCTGTCAGTGCTGAGATCAGTGTCACTGTTGGGAGCCATCGTGCCCTGGCCCTGACTGGCCCAACTGCTCCCGTCCATCTTGTCCAGTGAAAAGTTTCGGGCAGATCCCCAGGGAGTGTAATTcagctggagccccactgaagtcaagggtgGGATCCCCAGCGGGTACAGTCTGGTGTAGGGCGATTGGAGTCCTTGGGGTCAGACCCCCAGCGGGTGGATGTTGCTCCGAGCTCCATTGGAATCACTGGGGCTGGAACCGCACTGGGCGTAAAGTGTTCAGAGCTCCACAGGAGTGAATGGAGTCACaccagctgggacctggcccccATCAGAGTAGGCTAAAATGGCAACTTTTCCAATTCCTGGACCTCAAGCCCAGGGAGGCACTTGCCCCATCACACGCCCTGTGCTTGGCTCATCAGCGCCGTGCACTGggtgttgtcatttacacctgtgcaaagagaCTGGGAAATGCACCATCCTGACTGGGTGGCGTTTTACACCTACcgggcactggtgtaaatggtgacATGTGGGGCCAGGGGAAAGTCAGGCCCATGAGGACTGGAATATAACTGGAGGGTGCTGCCTGTGGCCGAGGTATTGGCAATGTAATGGGCTCCCCATGCTCCCTCGTGTCTGTCTCTCCACTGTATTTCTAGGGAGTCCGTTACCCTGGTATCTAGGTGCTGACCATAGCAAGATGAAAGCGGTGTAAGACTTGCACCCAATGTGACTCTGTTCTCACATGTCTGTGGTTTGGCTGCTTATATTTGGAGATATTTTTTGCCTCTTTAATATGGTCATCATGGCTCCTGTTacgaggggggcggggggc
The Eretmochelys imbricata isolate rEreImb1 chromosome 1, rEreImb1.hap1, whole genome shotgun sequence DNA segment above includes these coding regions:
- the LOC144259131 gene encoding C-type lectin-like; this translates as MMTAGSSAPIVFSETASHHTVLSPRPIPSLGSGIGATSCPSDWLFYQGQCYALFPEKVSWSEAEVRGSSQGPTGWVCGQGLKGFGDITIGPSVYPCRGWVGRLQNLVQCQYHRKGAHLASILTEAEGNVVARYITESGFKDRVWIGLHDPRKYRRWRWTDRSQYYYKAWNTGEPNNNHGVEYCTELLNYRDFKNWNDKDCHLKNGYICKYRP